In a genomic window of Magnolia sinica isolate HGM2019 chromosome 14, MsV1, whole genome shotgun sequence:
- the LOC131225686 gene encoding trans-resveratrol di-O-methyltransferase-like produces MALMQGDETHEVLKAQAHVWSHVFNFINSMSLKCTVQLGIPDVVYNHGHPMTLSELVAALSITPARTAHVGRLMRLMVHSGFFAIQKINNDQGGDEEGYVLTPSSRLLLKNTATCISPFLMTMLDPVLVTPWHFLSTWFVGDDPSPFHIAHKASIWDCVSQSPELNNFFNEAMASDSRLAMSIIVKECSPVFQGLRSLVDVGGGTGASARAIANSFPHMKCTVFDQPHVIASVPNSNDIDMVGGDMFESIPSADAVFLKWILHDWSDEDCVKILRRCKEAISSKEEGGKVIILDMVVNMNKDDYKTTEMQLLFDLMLLVLLCGKEREEHEWRKMFIDAGFTHYKITPVLGTRSIIEVYP; encoded by the exons ATGGCACTCATGCAAGGAGATGAGACCCATGAGGTGTTGAAAGCCCAAGCCCATGTATGGAGCCATGTGTTTAACTTCATTAATTCCATGTCCCTCAAGTGTACCGTTCAACTTGGCATACCTGACGTAGTCTACAACCATGGCCATCCCATGACGCTCTCCGAGCTGGTGGCCGCACTTTCGATCACTCCCGCTAGAACGGCCCATGTGGGTCGCCTCATGCGTTTGATGGTCCACTCAGGGTTCTTCGCCATACAAAAAATCAACAATGATCAAGGAGGAGATGAAGAAGGGTATGTGCTGACACCTTCTTCTAGGCTCCTATTGAAGAACACAGCAACGTGCATTTCGCCGTTTTTGATGACGATGCTAGACCCTGTTCTAGTAACCCCATGGCATTTCTTGAGTACTTGGTTCGTAGGGGACGATCCGTCGCCCTTCCATATTGCACACAAGGCGAGCATATGGGATTGCGTGTCCCAGAGCCCTGAGCTTAACAACTTCTTTAACGAAGCCATGGCTAGCGATTCTCGGCTAGCCATGAGCATTATTGTTAAAGAGTGCAGTCCGGTCTTCCAAGGGTTGCGGTCGTTGGTCGATGTTGGGGGTGGCACAGGAGCTTCTGCCAGGGCCATCGCCAACTCATTCCCACACATGAAGTGCACCGTGTTTGATCAACCACACGTGATTGCAAGCGTGCCAAATAGTAATGACATTGATATGGTTGGAGGGGACATGTTCGAGTCCATCCCTTCTGCGGATGCAGTTTTCCTCAAG TGGATTTTACACGACTGGAGTGACGAAGACTGCGTGAAAATACTGAGAAGGTGCAAGGAAGCGATATCTTCTAAAGAAGAGGGTGGGAAGGTGATTATACTAGACATGGTTGTGAACATGAACAAGGACGATTACAAGACGACGGAGATGCAGCTCTTATTTGATCTGATGTTGCTGGTTCTCCTCTGTGGGAAGGAGAGGGAGGAGCACGAATGGCGAAAGATGTTCATTGATGCTGGTTTCACTCACTACAAGATTACACCTGTCCTTGGTACGCGGTCCATTATTGAGGTCTATCCGTAA